A genomic segment from Streptomyces sp. NBC_01233 encodes:
- a CDS encoding alpha/beta hydrolase, with protein sequence MQHDQQGDGSPMTKGSSRRPHRLRLILISGGLALTLAGGAAAYKYGLFSDIGDPVSFGKVQEKAAVAADVPPEVLMPTGPAAQFVRTNRLPDGTQIGRTTLTGKKSGFTGDVWVWVPKEYDDPKYAKSGFPVLISLPGGRGYPTNYWGTGPGLGLQKAVSDGAKAGTSLPFILVMPVHNADTKHHFDASDIPGEPKMGTWMVEDVPDFAKANFRTFTSRDGWAFMGSSAGGFGAFKHVLKYPDRFKAAIASGVDIVPDSPLWKGNTQAMDENNPEKLAEKLIKAGGPDVYINFQIGTAESGRDKAEKFMNDYGRGPVHTSLQVIQDGEHNGKSYVRGMREGSLEWISKVMKGPTPDPAVR encoded by the coding sequence GTGCAGCATGACCAGCAAGGCGACGGCAGCCCCATGACCAAGGGCAGCAGCCGTCGCCCCCACCGCCTGCGCCTGATTCTGATCAGCGGCGGACTCGCGCTCACCCTCGCCGGGGGCGCGGCCGCCTACAAGTACGGCCTCTTCTCCGACATAGGGGATCCGGTCTCCTTCGGAAAGGTCCAGGAGAAGGCCGCCGTCGCGGCCGACGTTCCGCCCGAGGTGCTCATGCCCACCGGGCCGGCGGCCCAGTTCGTCCGCACCAACCGGCTGCCGGACGGCACGCAGATCGGCCGGACCACCCTCACCGGCAAGAAGTCCGGCTTCACGGGCGACGTGTGGGTGTGGGTGCCCAAGGAGTACGACGACCCGAAGTACGCCAAGAGCGGCTTCCCGGTCCTGATCTCCCTGCCCGGCGGCCGCGGCTACCCCACGAACTACTGGGGGACCGGCCCCGGCCTCGGCCTGCAGAAGGCCGTGAGCGACGGCGCCAAGGCCGGCACCAGCCTGCCCTTCATCCTCGTCATGCCGGTGCACAACGCCGACACCAAGCACCACTTCGACGCCTCGGACATCCCCGGAGAGCCCAAGATGGGCACCTGGATGGTCGAAGACGTCCCGGATTTCGCGAAGGCCAATTTCCGGACCTTCACCTCCCGCGACGGGTGGGCCTTCATGGGCTCCTCCGCCGGCGGATTCGGTGCCTTCAAACACGTCCTGAAGTACCCCGACCGGTTCAAGGCCGCCATCGCGAGCGGGGTCGACATCGTCCCCGATTCCCCGCTGTGGAAGGGGAACACGCAGGCCATGGACGAGAACAACCCCGAAAAGCTCGCCGAGAAGCTGATCAAGGCGGGCGGCCCGGACGTCTACATCAACTTCCAGATCGGCACCGCGGAGAGCGGCCGCGACAAGGCCGAGAAGTTCATGAACGACTACGGGAGGGGCCCCGTGCACACCTCGCTGCAGGTGATCCAGGATGGTGAGCACAACGGAAAGTCGTACGTGCGCGGTATGAGGG